Below is a genomic region from Tripterygium wilfordii isolate XIE 37 chromosome 12, ASM1340144v1, whole genome shotgun sequence.
ACCAACTCATTCAAAGTTCGATCAATTCCCGTAATCTTGTATACAACTCATTGTCCCAGCTCCATTGATTCAGTTAATATCTGTTGTAATATTTACAATTACACGAATactagaatatatataaacaaatactcgaacatatatcagtaccaactcgaacatatatcacatAATACTCGAACTGATATCAGTaaaaactcgaacatatatcacataatactcgaacagatatcattaAAAACTCGAACAGATTTCAATaaaaactcgaacatatatcacatAATACTCGAAGAAACATTCAAATGAGTTCATCTTTAAATAGGAGATAGGAAGAAACATTAAGGTCATCCTTTATCCTCTTCAAAGATCAAAGATCACCCATCTCGAACTAAAATGAGTTCTTCTCATCCAACTCCTACAAAGAGAGCAATAAATGAGGAGGAAAACCCCATTCCTCCGAAGAGAGCAAAGACTGAAGACCCGTCTTCTTCAAAGAAGACAAGGATCCAGGAGTCAACAAACAACGAGGAGCCTGAAGACTCTATCGTCGAGATATTCACTGTATCTGAGGAGTTATATAGAGAAAACGCTCATAACTCCATTGAAGGGTTGAAAGAACTACTGAAGGAAGCCGAAAGGAACCTTCAAAACGAATATGAACGTAACCAGTCCTACATGGACGTGCTCCATTCAGCGAGGGATGCATTGATCAGCATTCGTGACAATGCATGGGGACACTCTCGCTGCCAAAATGTTTATCGACTACAAGAGTCCCTTTTGGaccttgcagcccatgttggaaCTACAATGAATGCCATAAAAGATGTAATCCGTACATGGGCACGTTAgagtttatttcatttcatgtcaatttttatcaaatatttcctTTATTATTATATGAAGtaaaaaatactcgaacatatatcggaaaatactcgaacagatctccAAAAATAATCGAACAGATCtccaaaaatactcgaacagatattaAAAATTACTCGAACAACTATCAAAATTACTCGAACAGCcatcaacaaatactcgaacatcaataaacaaaaactcgaacaactatcaacaaatactcgaacatctatCAACAAATACCCGAACATAtatcaacaaatactcgaacagccaTAAAAAATTACTCGAACAGCTATCAAACATACTCGAGCATATAGgatcaaatactcgaacaagaaCATAAACTGAATCAACTGAATATGGTATGTCTACGATTCAATGCAAGGTAAGAGTGTTCTAACGAATCCTATATACCATGCGAATTTAATAAGCACTCACTTCGGGTTATAATGCCGATAGAGAGCAAGAATGACGACAATGATGGGAACGTCGACAATGCTGAAGAAGGTCCAAGCTATAATGAAAGGCAGCTCGACCAGAGCTTGTGAAAAAACACCTGCAAACTTGGTGTGGCAACGAAACACCTGTAAATGTCAGGAATGGAGTTTCTGTaaattgggttttgggtttttcgATGGGTTACGGATATCTCTATGTACTGTGGTATGTGAGGGGTATTGATGTGTATTGTGGTATGTGATAAGGGTATGAGtcagaaaaaagcaaaaaagtgttagatttcatgtttttaaaaaagtgggttagttttTCAAATATGTTATTGAAAGGTGCTACTTTTCCAAAAAAACCCAAAGAACAACTAGAAAAGCACTATCAATGAGTCGTTCATCCTATAGCTATgggagtacgatatctcttaagcttgagtaggtcagaACTTTCACACTCATAGCGtatgcgttttgattcatcaatgagtgagacacataCTATTATcgatatactcgatggattggacgTATGCCATTAGGGTATGGGAGCATACCAACAATATAGTCATCATGTACTTTCCGgttacggaagtgtaagcacccacatgagaggttcaaattaatctaccgaGAAATTATGCATAGTGGTCCTTATGGATTAAGTATAGACATCTCCAAACAaaggagtggtttgtcttgactaCTCGAGAGGATTCTCATATTGGTGCAATAGTGTATGTAAGGcgacatacattgacggactcatataggaaagaacaaccagaaaagtactatcaatgagttgttcatcctatagctagGGGAGTACGAtttctcttaagcttgagtaggtcaaaaCTTCCACACTCATAACAtatgcgttttgattcatcaatgagtgagacacataCTATTATCGATATACTCAATGGATTGGACATATGCCACTAGGGGAGCATACCTACAATATAGTCATTCGTGTACTTTCGGGTTACGGAAGTATAAGCACCCACATGAGATATTCAAATTAATTTATCCAAAAATTATGCATAGTGGTCTTTTCGGATCAAGcattagtatttagtttgatcGACGGATCAATCTAATATGCTTAGTGATAGATACAAAGGAACTGAGAGCTCAGAGAAAATATGGATTTtggggtgtttgatagtacacaaactctcactccaacttactGGGttttgcatggaggatatacttgcccacatctcacaggtcagggacgtGTTTCTAAATAAGAAGAGCCTCAATGTGAGAATCGTACATTTTTGGGatttcatccatagttcaggtggtaTCAAACGAAtaatggattgaaatattattcctaatAATAGGGTATGGCGGTAAAAGATAATATTTCGGGAGCCTAGATCTGTATGTCTtacggagtccccttggtagtcCCGCTTTAGTCTCGCGTCCTATTAAAGAAAGATCGACAAGAATCTCAAAGTCACTATTGGCAATGCTCAAAAACTCaagaaaatattttgtattacaATAAGATTAATTTTATGGGGTTTTGGTTTACCAAAGAAAGCCCaagaataaaattaattttgtaaagATCTACAAATTCCTTGTAGCTagtatttattaataaaataaagatgtgTGGATTTAATTTAGATACGCGGTTTGTAATCAGACTGGGTGCGTGCAGGCCCGATAAGGTGCACGCATGCccaaggaaaaagaaagggagTGATCAAGCTCATTGTGCTGGATTGCCCAATGCAAGTGTGCAGACGATGCTGTCATATGCTAATGCTGTGCACTGGACTGCACGGCCTAGCATCACGCTGAGGCCTATGGCCCAGCTGTGTGCAACCCCCTCTCTCTTCCCTTGTTTTCTCTTCTCCTAATTCCAACCGTATTGGAATTACTAATTCTAATTAAGGGATGATTCCTCTAAACCCTAATCTTTGTTTTCGTATAAATACATCTCTTTCTCTatgaaaaacaacaacaattgTCAAAGCCCaaaagagatagagagaaaaaaaaaaaatagtgcttGCTTGTGTGATTTAGGCTCATCCCTTAggagatttttgtttgctttttgcAGTGAGgctaaggggaataccaagaaAATGATGTAGACATTCTCAAAGTGGTGGTTCATTCATTCAAGAATCGAAGAAAGCATAGGACCTCAAAATCAAAGAGGTTCGTTGATTTCTATACCTTCTTGATGTCATATTTGTGTGCTAgatttagtttttgttttgtttagatATAAACATAGTACCATGCTACGATTATTtacaaaaagtgaaaacttgatcttgtgtaTTCgtttaacatgttaaaatattatttgtaatcaaataaatttttagacatATATTAGGGAAAATACATTAGTGGGTTGTGGCCCGTGGGATATAGAAGAGTTGTAAAGTATCgttcgtttaattttgatttatacctatgttAAGTCGATCCTAGAAAGCTTCTGCTGATGTCTAAAATCGAATTTCCTAACCAACACGTGGTTGGGGCTGAGAAATGTATATAATGCAATGGATTGACTCAATCTCATATATCATGGTTTTTAGATATTTGAGTCCCAATGCATTGCATATTATATCCAATATCATTACCCATTAACATGAGCTTCACCAAAAAGGTCAAAAtgttaacaattatatcttaaTTCAATGTGCTATATCTGTTACGTTCATTTAACCCAACAAGCAAGCCAAATTAGTCAAAGAATTTTGAGAGCTGCTCGCAAGTAATCACATTAAACAAGTTGAAAGTTAAGCTctagctcaattttttttataatctagcccagtccaacaaaaaaaaacccttcgTGCAAGGATAGAAAAACTAAAATGTGGGTAATTTGGCTAACTGCTAGCAAGTAATCACATTTAAACAAGTTCAAAGTTAAGCTCTAGctcaatttatttatatactagcccaaatcaaaaaaaaaaactaccttTGTGTGAGGATAGAAAAACTAAAAGCGATTTAGCGGCgattttttttatctacaaCGTCCGAGTTTACTCCGTAATAGACCCAATTCACTACGGTGATATGCAGAGGCGTCCCTGTGAATGGGCGAGATGGGCCATCACCCAAGGTCCTCAAATCCTCAGGGcctcatatttttgaaaaaatattagaCTATTAATATTATAGTAGTCACAAGAAATACTAAATGAGATAGTTATATTGTCTATTGAAAATGATTTgacgaaaaaaaaattgattacattaacataattagtgattttacatttcaaaataTTACATTTCATAAGTAATATacgatatttaatattttttttcttcagaagactcatttttcaaagtttGTCCGAGATCTCCTAAAACTTAGTTAGGCCATTGGTAACATGAAATAGTCGAAGAAAAAGGCCAATTTAAAAGAAGAAGTATGGAACCATGATTGCAATGTTAATGATTATCCACCACACGTGCACCATGCACAGTCTAGAAGGAATATAATATTGTCCTTGTACTTATATAAACCCCCCATCAAAAAGCCTAAAAATGAGTTTGATCATGACTCAACATAATTTTGGTCGGATAATTATTGCAAAATGTCCACATCAAAAAACCCACAAACCGAAACATCTTCAAACTCTATTATATATCTTTTTCATGTGGTATTTTTTTTCACCAAGTATGTCCCCTCCTTGCTCTCCACTAGCACAGCCATTATCAATTAATAAATTGCATGCTGTTTTGCATTTTTCACTTTGTGCTTGTAACAAGCACTACACCTTTATATGATATGGGAAAATGTTTGGCATATTAAAAAGCATATCAATTAGGCTTTTTAATCTAAGCAAATCAActattaaaaaatttatattattgtcaTGAATTGCATCATATAATTAATATTGTTGTTACATGGTTTTGTTAATCTATTGTTGAAGTTTTTACAAAAGTTTGTGACATACACAATTTTCATACTCAAATTTGACTCACTCCAATTTTcaataacaaaaatgataaagatcctaaCGATTGGTATTCTAATTATCCCAACTATTGAGCTGGACATACATATACAAATGAATTTGTTGATTccacatgtcccacatgatgcacatgaaagtCTCTACGTATAACGCAGTAGCTGTAATCTCTATCATAACTATTTCACTAAACAATGTGATGATTTATTAAAACTACGATGAACGGCATCAATGCAATACCAAATACAACCACATGTACAAATTGGACTTTTAATTATATTTCTAATTCCTAATATCTCTAGATCTCcaatcaaatataaatatatatatatatatatatttcagagATATTAAGAATTAGAAATATAATTAAAAGTccaatttgttatatatatatatatataggaattctcctatgcgcaTCTAATTTACACACTTAAAATACGCAAcactttttaagggtgtggatgagtgaaatgacaagtggagcCCACTTTTTTGAGTCCCACacgtttcaaatcaatggtgaaaaacaTAGGTGTGTATTTTAAGTACGTAAAttaagtgtgtatatatatatatatgtggaaaGATatcacccatatatatatatggaaagatatcacccatatatatatatatggaaagatATCATCCATATTAGAGTATGAATTTGAAGGCATAAATCAGGAAATATTTACCAAAAACCCCAAGGGCGTTGTTGGTTTTGAaagtatatattaattataatcGAGCTGGAGATTTGTTCATGTCAATAGAATGGAAATGGTGGGGTTTTTAGAAATTGGATTTGCTCTCATAGTTGGATTAagttttgcttttcttcttcttgtattCTCATTGTTTACAAGACAAGATCCTCCAAACACACCTCATGGAAGCATGGGATGGCCTTTTTGTGGTGAAACTCTTGGATTTCTCAAGCCTCATACATCATATTCCTTGGGTTCCTTCTTACAACAACACATATCTAGGTagcatattacatatatatatatatatatgtactcctTAATTAATATTGCCacaaataaacatatatgttTATTGTCGTATGaaaatcaagattttgtttttgtgtaggTATGGAAAAGTTTTCAAATCCCATTTGTTTGGTTACCCAACAATAGTTTCATGTGATTATGAGCTCAACACATTCATTCTCCAAAACGAAGAGAAATTATTTGAATCAAGCTATCCCAAGTCCTTGACTGGAGTTGTTGGAGAACTCTCCCTGCTAATCGCGACTGGGGATACGCACAAGAAGCTAAGGAATACCATCGTCAACTTCATTGTGACAACGAAATCCAGGCCGGATTTCCTTCATTCTCTAGAGAACCTATCCATCTCAACAATGGAATCATTCAAGAGATGTAAACAAGTTTCGTTCTTGAAAGAAGTTAAAAAGGTAAGTAATTAGTTATGAATAATATTTTGGAAAATTCTTATTATAGAagtgtaattaattattatgtaaTGAtcttaaaaagaaataaattttgaCCTCACATGTCTTGTGTGACAGTTCACATTCAATCTTATAGTGAAGCACCTATTGAGTATTGAACCAGAAGACCCAATGTCCCTAAGTATGCTACAGGATTTTGAGACTTATATGCATGGATTTGTGTCTTTTCCACTCAATATTGCAGGCACTGCTTATGCCAAAGCTGTCAAGGTACAAAGACAAAGGCAATACCCTTCATGTTTTAAATTTATCTCTTGAAGggtaatttaaataaattaaataacttatcttcttcttcttttttcttgaatGGATTTATAAGGCTAGAGCAAGGCTGTCTTCCTTTCTTAAAGGCATGATAAAGGAAAGGCAGAAGAGGGATCCAGGGCTTAAATATGATCAAGACTTTCTAGATGTGATGATGAGGAATTGGAGTCTAAGTGAAGAAGAGACAGTGAGCGTTGCATTGGACATTTTGCTTGGTGGATATGAAACAACAGCAAAACTCATGTCATTAGTTGTCTACTTTCTTGGAAAATCCCCTCACCATTTCCATAAATTTaaggtatctctctctctctctctatttctgtCAACACATCCTTGCATACATATTTACATGAACAATATtacataatatataaatatatataggaaGAGCACAAAGCAATTAGGGAAAACAAATCGGCCGGTGAAGTCTTGAATTGGGACGATTATCTGAAAATGGAGTTCACACAGAAGGTATTATATAATAGTTGCAATAActgtatatatatttcttaaccATTTCTATTAGCTAAATCTTTTTGCGATTTTAGGTTATCTATGAAAGTATGAGATGCGGGAACATAGTCAAATTCTTGCACCGGAAAGCTATTAAGGATGTCAAATACAAaggttgaatatatatatatatatatatatatatagatatatagatatatatgtatatatatatcttttgtaTTGTGCTCATCTTCCTTGTGCTGTTATGGCTTTACTAATCTATATATTCATGATGATTAAGCCAATTTTGGTGTCCATATATTGCAGATTATGTGATTCCCTCTGGTTGGAAGGTTCTTCCCATGTTAAGTGGCCCACATTTGGATCCATTGCTTCATGAAAATCCACTTGACTTTAATCCCACCAGATGGAATGTAAgtatttttcttcaccaaaccCTTGCTCGGCTCATTTATTTGATGAACCAGCCTACTCTGAACTCTTTACgactttcatgatttttttttatacattaaTAAAATTCTAATGATTGGACTGTTTTATAAATGAACCAAGAAAATTGTTATGGTTTGTTTATATGTCACTCAGTAAATAAACTCAGCTCATTTATTTAATGAACCAGGCTACTCTTCAACTCCTTGTGACTCtcacgagttttttttttttcttttatacaagtACTATGTTAAACTCTAATGATTAGACTATTTTGTAAATCAATTgagaaaattattaatatttatttatatgtcaTTCTGTGTGGTTATATCAATATGATGTGCGATATTAATCTTGAATGTTACCCTAAATGTGTGTTTGATTTCGAAATGTTTATGGGTTGGTGACAGGATCAAACAATGGGGAGAAAGGTTCTGCCTTTTGGTGGTGGACCAAGGCACTGTCCAGGTTCAGAACTTGCCAAACTAGAGATTGCTTTCTTCCTTCATCACTTTGTCCTCAATTTTAGGTATCAcctactaattaattaattaatccctACTCAATAACTTTCGTTAtgtaatttaaaataattattagatGTCTAATTGTCGGATTAATTTGTTAAAGCAAGCTAGCTAGCCTTGTAACCCACTTAGGATTTTACATGATTAGAGGATTAATCAATGTTTTTTTACCACTAACTAGTTTCTTTAACGAGAGATGACTTGGTTGGCAATCGACTAGGTTAGGCATATGTAAGCCTAatattcgatttcaatgagaaatatatttctcaacagtatttaaaaaaaactaatttcttttatattatttatatatgcgTTTATACGTATATTGACTTATATGCCCTTGAATCAGGTGGAAACAAAAGGCAGATGACATCCCGATTGCCTACCCTTTTGTGGAATTCAGAAGTGGTTTGCTATTGGAGATTGAGTCAACAGAATAGGGAATGTTCAAGACATGAATGCTCTGTTTGTTTGGAGGAAAACTAACATCTCATGAAAAATATATCTCAAGGAAATAATTATCATGGAAAAACAATTAGTTTCTAGTGTTTCGACAAAAAAATTACTATTgttttctattgtttgtttggtagaaaacataaatttgaggtacaacattattattttcttgtgatgatataatgtgtgtatacatatatttatcaatgtgTCAATACATACCAACTATAAGACGCTCAATACATACCAACTATAAGACGCaaatattaaattctattttggaacaataatccaacaaaatacATAATAATCCAACTTCTTTTATGCTTTTTACATACAAACACATCCAATATTACTTCATTTCATTATATATGTGGATGTGCATATAACTATAAATAGTCGGTGTACACAAGTATATGCTCAGTACATTCTCTAATAGAATATATTCACAATCACAATAATATAACTTGttaaaactaatatttttaattaatatttttcatatatatacatataacatgtataattttaatgtcttattatatatatgaggtaCAATTTTAATTGACCTAAAAGTTCCTCCGGCTCCCACGTGACATTGCGTAAAAAAATGTCTTAATTTAATGTCttattatatgtatttatatatatgcagtattatatataaaagatacaaCTTTTTTGATTCACCTTAAAAAGCCTTCCATGTATACTTTTAGCAAAAAAATTAGCTTAACGATCAGTTTATTGTTGTGGAGAAAACAACATCCCAAGGATAATAAGGGAAGATGCTTTCCATCTTACAATTACTTATTTTGAGTTgacttattataaattttgtttgactgattttgttttcttatatcCAAACACCACAAAGTTACGAAAACATTTTCAAGAGGTTGATTTTCCGTCAAACAAACGGAACAGAAATTCACTTCAACCCTAAAAATCAAGAGAGATCAATTAAAAAGTAGATGTTTAGAAtattttatttctctctttaCAATTTTAATGGGTTTTATGAAGAAAAACTAAAAGGATTTTGATATGGTCATGGGAGGCTTGCTTCTAAGAAGACTCTAAATAAATTAAACGTTTTATTTTGATCAATTTCACATGTTTTAATGTCTATTTCTCCAATGCATTGGATTGAACTGGCAAGTATCGAATGGGATTGCACTAAATGCCTGTGTATAAGGCATATATATACTAACGAGAAGTGGCTCGATTGATAAAcgattgagttagacatatgcgTGTCCAATATCGATTCTAATGAAATACATATTTCTCGGTAGTATTTCTTCACAGAGTTTCGACCCAATCAAACCTGTTGCATAGCGAGGGTGAGACCCGAGTTTTGTAAATGTAAAGCAATCTACTTTGAGTCTGAAAacattttttgtgtttatatataaataatatagaCTTGAAAATATTGTTTTTCAAGTCAAAGGACAAATTGTTGGGCCGTTTTGGCCAGATACCAAAAAACTAATGATtttcttataataaattttcCTTGAGCAATAGTTTTCCTCAATAAGCAATTTTTTGCAGTATTTCAAATCTGAACTTCAGATGTTAATTAATGATGTTAGAGGAAAAATTTCTAGTCTCATTCTATGATACGTAAACGTAATTTTAATTTAGCAATGTTTGAAATCTTTTTTGTTATCATTTGTTATAAAATTATTGTGGCCGGTAAACACcgttatttttgttaaatgcaatatcataaattttttgtaatttgtagTCAATAATGTCCTTTTACAAAACGACTAAAAAAACACTTTTTTAAGAAGAAATTTGATGTTAAATACAATCATAAATTCCACTCAAACTTAACCGATCATAATGTTCAGCCTAAATGTCCTTCAATACCAAGCAAATCTCGATGATAAAAGAAGCATAACAGAGCGGCGAAGGTAAGCCTTAGGCTTTTGTTGGATCTTggcttttgtttcacttttgTGAGGTTATCTCATTGTTGTCCTTAGCAGAGGCGGATACATGTTATAGATTGGGGGACTCGAAGCCCCCAAAAAATATTTCCTAAATAAAATCagtttaaatatttataaaaaaatataagtataatatatagaggaattctctcaTGAGGTTCTAAAGTGAGTTACTAAAATGAGCTACTAACTTTTATGatcaaaacatttttaaaaacaaaattgaaaaaaatatatttgtattttgatcggtcttacgaaccTAACGACATTTCATACACATTTcatgttgcatttgatttttgtttcgaatgaAGAATATATCGTTAGGTtcataaaaccgatcaaaacacaaatatatttttcagatttttgaaaaatgttttggaCCTTAAAAATGAATCTTAAAagttaggacctcattttaGAAACTCATGAGAGAATTCCTCATAACATATATTACTAAAAATACTTATATTTTCTAATAACTATGTACTAATATGTAtggttaatataaaaataataattattgatacATACTCATACATGATGATATATGATTTATACTCAATTGAAAAATCGTTTAGCACAACTTAAATGAATGCTTTTTTGTTATCTTgaacattttatattttaattttagatattttacttaaattaatgattatatatatagatatttaattattttcgaTCATTTTTCAGTAAATAGCCCCAAAATTTTTTCCCATAGGTCAAACACTAACAAATTAAGCCcccttaatttattaatttattttctagaTTCGCCACTAGTCCTTAGACTTTCTTAGACTATGCGCCTCGTATCTTGTACATTTTTTGCTTTTTAATACACTTCTTTcctatccaaaaaaaaagagatgtcTGGTGATCCATAGGTTGAAGCACATCCGGTAGTTAACATTGGTGCACCATAAGGGGCCTTCGAGGGATGAATCAGACCACCCTCAAGTAAGTCTATCAGTTGTTTCCTCAATTTCGTCAACTCCAAAGGACTCATATGATGGGGTACTTGTGTTGAAGACTTGGTACCAAATCAATTCTGTGATCCATATCACGACGTGGAGGGAGAGAC
It encodes:
- the LOC120011489 gene encoding cytochrome P450 724B1; this encodes MVGFLEIGFALIVGLSFAFLLLVFSLFTRQDPPNTPHGSMGWPFCGETLGFLKPHTSYSLGSFLQQHISRYGKVFKSHLFGYPTIVSCDYELNTFILQNEEKLFESSYPKSLTGVVGELSLLIATGDTHKKLRNTIVNFIVTTKSRPDFLHSLENLSISTMESFKRCKQVSFLKEVKKFTFNLIVKHLLSIEPEDPMSLSMLQDFETYMHGFVSFPLNIAGTAYAKAVKARARLSSFLKGMIKERQKRDPGLKYDQDFLDVMMRNWSLSEEETVSVALDILLGGYETTAKLMSLVVYFLGKSPHHFHKFKEEHKAIRENKSAGEVLNWDDYLKMEFTQKVIYESMRCGNIVKFLHRKAIKDVKYKDYVIPSGWKVLPMLSGPHLDPLLHENPLDFNPTRWNDQTMGRKVLPFGGGPRHCPGSELAKLEIAFFLHHFVLNFRWKQKADDIPIAYPFVEFRSGLLLEIESTE